In Gopherus evgoodei ecotype Sinaloan lineage chromosome 21, rGopEvg1_v1.p, whole genome shotgun sequence, a single window of DNA contains:
- the LOC115638341 gene encoding olfactory receptor 12D1-like, translating into MKNQTEVSEFVLLGLTNLPGLNHFLFPLFLLLYVTSLLGNGAIITTVVAESQLHIPMYFFLGNLASLDICFSTVTVPKMLSGFLYEHQTISFAGCLAQLLFFHLLGSSEAVLLAVMAYDCYVAICNPLRYRLVMSPQTCLLLAAATWSTSFLHALTSTVMTSRLQFCGSKLVPHFFCDIKPLLSLACGTTHLNLTLLNIDAGVLGLSSFVLTLFSYIYIISFLLLKVHSRESRRKAFSTCASHLTVVSLFYMPVLSNYMISSPGFPSERDMIPTLMYCIITPVLNPLIYTLRNKEMKTALKKFLNRKLFPK; encoded by the coding sequence ATGAAGAACCAGACAGAGGTGAGTGAGTTTGTCCTCCTGGGCCTGACCAATCTCCCAGGGCTGAATCActtcctcttccctctcttcctcctgctctaCGTAACCAGCCTGCTGGGTAATGGGGCCATCATAACCACGGTAGTGGCCGAGTCCCAGCTCCAcatccccatgtacttcttcctcggCAACCTCGCCAGCCTGGACATCTGCTTTTCCACAGTTACTGTGCCCAAGATGCTGTCTGGTTTCCTGTATGAGCACCAGACCATCTCCTTTGCCGGCTGCCTGGCCCAGCTCCTCTTTTTCCACCTCCTTGGCAGCAGTGAGGCCGTGCTGCTGGCTGTCATGGCCTACGACTGCTATGTTGCCATTTGCAACCCGTTGCGCTACAGGCTGGTCATGAGTCCACAGACCTGCCTGCTCTTGGCAGCGGCCACCTGGTCCACCAGCTTCCTGCACGCCCTTACATCCACAGTCATGACCTCCCGGCTACAATTCTGCGGCTCCAAGCTTGTCCCCCACTTCTTCTGTGATATCAAGCCCCTGCTGAGCCTGGCCTGTGGCACCACCCACCTCAACCTGACCCTGCTCAACATTGATGCTGGTGTCCTTGGTCTGAGTTCATTTGTCCTCACCCTCTTCTCCTACATCTACatcatctccttcctcctcctgaaaGTCCACTCACGCGAAAGTAGGAGAAAGGCCTTCTCCACCTGTGCATCCCACCTCACCGTGGTGTCTCTATTCTATATGCCAGTCCTCAGCAACTACATGATTTCCTCACCGGGTTTCCCCTCTGAAAGAGACATGATACCCACCCTCATGTACTGCATCATCACCCCAGTTCTGAACCCCCTGATCTACACCCTGAGAAACAAGGAGATGAAAACAGCCCTAAAGAAATTCCTGAACAGAAAACTCTTCCCTAAATGA